In the Drosophila gunungcola strain Sukarami unplaced genomic scaffold, Dgunungcola_SK_2 000001F, whole genome shotgun sequence genome, one interval contains:
- the LOC128262530 gene encoding uncharacterized protein LOC128262530 isoform X3 yields MDAPDVGRIIRAPARRKRNDEQLMDRIKLKKVLGLTVCSNAALDVSPVSGLLAYPAGCTVVLFNAKRQTQAYLVNTSRKAFTSVAFSRCGRYVATGECGINPAIKVWELETPNGSLEHCSGGSVVAEFVDHKYAVTCVAFSPTGKYLVSVGSQHDMIVNVFDWRANLKMASNKISSKVAAVCFAEDGSYFVTVGNRHVKYWYLEGARKYKDPIPLMGRSAILGDLRDNDFCAVACGKGISSESTYAITRQGHLVEFSSRRLLDKWVQCRTTNANCICVNERFILVGCAESIIRIFNAATLEYVTTLPRTHYLGVDVAQGIQINHIMSVPQQAKFPDCIAMVFDEQRSKVSCVYNDHSLYIWDLRDISRVGKSHSFLYHSTCIWGVETVPYNVEREPSQTLPEECFVTCSSDDTIRVWGLDGCTNNDIYRRNIYSKELLKIVYSDEELQFIKDQGSSLFDKAGNSSYDGRNGVRCIKISPELQHLASGDRCGNIRVYSLVNLRLLTTIEAHESEVLCLEYSNEKIERKLLASASRDRLIHVFDVAQNYLLLQTLDDHSSSITSIKFVGAGLNFQMISCGADKSIMFRSFQGNIFMRGTNTSGKTTLYDMEVDSNSKHILTACQDRNVRVYGTQNAKQTKTFKGSHSDEGSLIKLSLDPSGIYVATSCTDKTLAVYDYYSSECMARMYGHSELVTGLKFTNDCRHLISASGDGCIFIWQVPHDMIVTMQARMSQQRLRSGHAPLPRPLAPISPPDGIVLESPTSEIEQPQMQPKFGVAERFSDVGQLPQWAMRKAAGDSDSGALSIPTPSGGGSTQVPAMHAASSMGNLSSSPSQQMSGLAPRPRGRWAQRSTQLETADDLRSNSESPLGTVSSVGGHSGVNVQTSDYNSASSKDITYNQTYLSEDSSIDSGMETRRGELKFIGSSNNGTVVTVSSVSSMAVSASNGAMSTGSAAAQQQRLQLPDKRLKPGLRFDTHTHDHDGDVEDISDGERTSSDHGMFYNNLAPSTPTDFKVTAMNEDELRKSVRRQKFEKSGLQLTPSALSGNGSSHTASTGTGTGTSDTEDEGSTPSAENAERSLASTLGGSSENLPQSSSNSFLHAALPEGPGLTTPMERGGSSRRSISAKHNTENGKSVAAPPTITKSYTSTKKEELLQVINKVKQQLENGTRKNGNTRLNAIAEVGHRPLRGSHSISDLSLAANLDGSRNAGGGPGRYTKPVASHDTSQCISSQITTSTAATSNIPQQQQHQIVKEQHQQTQHYAPPASQQFFNCAAPKSKLQQNFQTMRQVQQHYPPYPHHVGVHQIHPPPGVPFSGSSSAMRSQSQQQHHQQQQQHQQQQQQQQRVKRNPAGNNRRTPSILKHYKSCPVSPVHEEVEWSAEGNERGALLGEPKRHSVYADDARTILDMIHADTEKMIDEITRKYGDLDEPCIPASYSMPANLRGLGSTGDSTPTGRTTQYYVYREFYQCERKVSLSDILQPEQFAASQRRLDEARFLETQRHSSASFFLTGQQSQESLSLLSDGDGASYCNSLESVLSDESDCQSAPLEYPQTQVAVLQQRHAGIRNFIIHGPVSKSYGNSPNAYGSFDYYMRQQHSTATDSFDVTGYNLEPLKPLPSSKTYPRIAQVQATENIPTLRSKNKQYNSGVNKSLSTDFAQQRQQRNSNPMQLGDNLFVRKPLKPKPPVPAKPQNLVSTLSHMENKQQQQQQQRQQKSQSRTASVVQQFEHNLQKFEKEKQRERDQQRRPAMRSSVSSGALAGGSATQSCLKKVSRFDTSESSRRATSVRQKSRPKISVRFNTVSQIKYTPSAKRERQARNEEEPPEMEVGSLPSDYGERSFEMYFAENGNAPENLENMQSLKLYTKPQLQAVVDEIQQEREKYRKNLDNAGKINGKGVNGKGSSSTSHQCQNIAKKIDIIEKLIAMEENKMEQIRLATESRLRPFNCNAKEKGYVKSLTMNFDMLARGEEHGEDEELSSKDASDLCAYARNIRRNCSLPDVLESTDFTGIYSSQGVELAKEVIADDEGGQDIANPEISPDNPNHDEDVVLRMESGNPKTLNPMPIEESSIRRACSLSDLHMGNFGKPGKSNGTPQKPQAQHRNGNVSRSASKRNSLQGKTGLGASSNSMNVLNQGSDSEPEDSNRLRSASNGQGRSNGPIAANRQYSNKINNVNNNRRKTPNFSSATPMQDDSSSEETPNSTVNNKPIVPPRPRNLAFDHKSKLMINNIGSPGGNASKQRSGVTSTEDYEGTDPEAQVHNVINKLYTTTQAAMQLHANLKNSLLLKELENALIMSRNMLSSIPNRQAEKTNNGASGMGGGMGVGVGGGGGLNHDQLSADNGDYLMMVNNCADLLSNLRTKHKPDDCENNS; encoded by the exons aTAAAACTCAAAAAGGTTTTGGGCCTGACTGTGTGCAGCAATGCGGCTTTGGATGTGTCCCCAGTCAGCGGCCTGCTGGCTTATCCAGCTGG CTGCACCGTGGTGCTGTTCAATGCAAAACGCCAGACACAGGCCTATTTGGTCAACACCTCCCGCAAAGCATTCACCTCCGTGGCATTTTCGAGATGTGGTCGCTATGTGGCCACCGGCGAATGTGGCATCAATCCGGCGATCAAAGTCTGGGAGCTGGAAACGCCCAACGGAAGTCTAGAGCACTGCAGCGGCGGCAGTGTTGTGGCAGAGTTTGTGGACCACAAATATGCCGTCACCTGTGTG GCCTTTTCGCCCACTGGAAAGTACCTGGTTTCGGTGGGCTCCCAGCACGATATGATTGTCAATGTGTTCGACTGGCGGGCCAACCTCAAGATGGCCTCGAATAAAATCAGCTCCAAGGTGGCTGCCGTGTGTTTTGCCGAGGATGGCAGCTATTTCGTCACCGTGGGCAATCGCCATGTCAAATACTGGTATCTGGAGGGGGCAAGGAAG TACAAGGACCCGATTCCCCTGATGGGCCGCAGTGCCATTTTGGGCGATTTGCGGGACAACGACTTCTGTGCGGTGGCATGCGGCAAGGGCATCTCTTCGGAGAGCACGTACGCCATCACGCGGCAGGGGCATTTGGTGGAGTTCAGCTCCCGCCGACTGCTGGACAAGTGGGTGCAGTGCCGCACCACCAACGCCAACTGTATCTGCGTCAATGAGAGATTCATTCTTGTGGGCTGCGCCGAGTCCATCATCCGCATCTTTAACGCAGCCACGCTGGAGTATGTGACCACGCTGCCCAGGACTCACTACTTGGGCGTGGATGTAGCCCAGGGCATCCAGATCAACCACATCATGTCGGTGCCGCAGCAGGCCAAGTTTCCCGACTGCATTGCCATGGTTTTCGATGAGCAGCGAAGCAAG gtGAGCTGCGTTTACAACGATCACTCCTTGTACATCTGGGATCTGCGCGACATCTCACGCGTGGGCAAGTCGCACTCGTTCCTGTACCATTCCACGTGCATCTGGGGCGTGGAAACAGTGCCATATAATGTGGAGCGGGAGCCATCGCAAACGTTGCCGGAGGAATGTTTCGTCACCTGCTCCTCGGACGACACGATTCGCGTTTGGGGACTGGATGGCTGCACCAACAACGATATCTATCGAAGGAACATTTACTCCAAGGAGCTGCTGAAAATAGTCTACAGCGATGAGGAGCTGCAGTTCATCAAAGATCAGGGTTCATCGCTGTTCGATAAAGCCGGAAATTCCTCTTATGATGGTAGGAATGGTGTGCGTTGCATCAAAATCAGTCCGGAACTGCAGCACTTGGCCAGTGGAGATCGGTGCGGCAATATACGTGTCTATAGCCTTGTCAATCTGCGCCTGCTCACCACCATCGAAGCCCATGAGTCGGAGGTGCTGTGTCTGGAGTATTCGAATGAGAAAATTGAGCGAAAGTTGCTGGCCAGTGCCAGTAGGGATCGTCTGATCCATGTCTTTGATGTGGCCCAGAATTACTTGTTGCTGCAAACCCTAGACGATCACAGCTCTTCGATTACCTCGATTAAGTTTGTGGGTGCCGGACTCAATTTCCAGATGATCAGCTGTGGTGCCGACAAGTCCATAATGTTTAGGAGTTTTCAG GGCAACATCTTTATGAGGGGTACCAATACCTCTGGTAAGACAACTCTTTACGACATGGAGGTGGACTCGAATTCCAAGCATATCCTAACTGCCTGCCAAGATCGCAATGTGCGTGTTTATGGTACGCAGAATgccaagcaaacaaaaaccttCAAGGGTTCGCATTCAGACGAGGGAAGTCTTATCAAACTGAGCCTTGATCCCAGTGGCATCTATGTGGCCACTTCGTGCACGGACAAGACCTTGGCTGTGTATGATTACTATTCCAGTGAGTGCATGGCCAGGATGTATGGACACAGTGAATTGGTCACCGGCTTAAAATTCACCAACGATTGTAGACATTTGATCTCGGCCAGTGGTGATGGTTGCATTTTCATATGGCAAGTGCCGCACGATATGATTGTTACGATGCAGGCCAGGATGTCACAACAGCGTTTGAGATCGGGACATGCTCcgttgccacgccccctggcGCCCATTTCACCACCGGATGGCATAGTATTGGAATCGCCGACCAGTGAAATAGAGCAGCCGCAAATGCAGCCCAAATTTGGAGTGGCCGAGAGGTTCTCCGATGTGGGACAACTGCCGCAGTGGGCGATGCGTAAAGCAGCCGGGGATTCGGATAGTGGAGCCTTGTCCATACCCACGCccagtggtggtggatccacACAAGTACCTGCCATGCATGCCGCTTCATCGATGGGCAATCTAAGCTCATCGCCGAGTCAACAAATGTCTGGATTGGCACCCCGACCCAGGGGAAGATGGGCCCAGCGAAGCACTCAATTGGAGACGGCCGACGATCTGCGCTCCAACTCGGAAAGTCCACTGGGCACAGTGTCTTCTGTGGGTGGTCACAGCGGTGTAAATGTCCAGACCTCTGATTACAACAGTGCCTCTTCCAAGGACATTACCTACAATCAAACCTATTTGAGCGAGGACTCCTCAATTGACTCGGGAATGGAGACGCGAAGGGGCGAACTCAAGTTTatcggcagcagcaacaatggaACGGTGGTCACTGTCTCATCCGTTTCATCGATGGCTGTCTCTGCCTCCAATGGTGCCATGTCAACGGGTTCTGCGGCTGCTCAGCAGCAGCGTCTCCAGCTGCCGGATAAGCGTCTCAAGCCGGGTCTGCGATTCGATACCCACACCCATGATCATGATGGCGATGTGGAGGATATCTCCGATGGGGAAAGAACTAGCTCCGATCATGGCATGTTCTACAACAATTTGGCGCCCAGCACACCAAC agaTTTCAAGGTAACGGCCATGAACGAGGATGAGCTGCGCAAGTCGGTGCGACGTCAGAAGTTCGAGAAATCCGGCCTTCAACTCACACCTTCGGCGCTCAGCGGAAATGGAAGTTCGCATACGGCGAGCACCGGGACCGGAACTGGGACCTCTGACACCGAGGATGAGGGCTCCACGCCCAGTGCCGAAAATGCGGAGCGTTCACTGGCCTCCACGCTGGGCGGTAGCTCGGAAAATCTTCcccagagcagcagcaacagctttTTGCATGCCGCTTTGCCCGAGGGACCGGGATTAACAACGCCCATGGAAAGGGGTGGCAGCA GTCGCCGCAGCATCAGCGCCAAGCACAATacggaaaatgggaaaagcgTGGCTGCCCCGCCCACCATCACCAAGTCGTATACGAGCACCAAAAaggaggagctgctgcaggtCATCAACAAGGTCAAGCAGCAACTGGAGAAT GGTACGCGCAAAAATGGCAACACAAGGTTGAATGCTATAGCCGAG GTAGGCCATAGACCCCTTCGGGGAAGCCATAGCATATCGGACCTGAGTCTGGCTGCCAATTTGGATGGCTCGAGAAACGCGGGCGGTGGACCAGGACGTTACACAAAGCCAG TTGCTTCCCATGACACTTCGCAGTGTATTAGCTCCCAAATTACAACATCAACAGCTGCAACTTCGAATAttccgcagcagcagcaacatcaaatAGTTAAGGAGCAACATCAACAAACCCAGCATTATGCTCCACCTGCTTCTCAGCAATTTTTCAATTGTGCTGCTCCAAAATCCAAGTTACAACAGAATTTCCAAACTATGCGACAGGTTCAACAGCATTATCCTCCCTATCCGCATCATGTGGGTGTGCATCAGATCCATCCGCCACCTGGAGTTCCATTTAGTGGATCCTCATCAGCAATGCGTTCGCAatcccagcagcaacatcatcaacagcagcagcaacatcagcagcagcagcagcaacaacagagGGTCAAAAGAAATCCAGCTGGGAATAATAGGCGTACGCCtagtattttaaaacattacaAATCCTGTCCAGTATCTCCTGTCCATGAGGAGGTAGAATGGTCTGCCGAGGGAAACGAAAGAGGAGCTCTCCTAGGCGAACCAAAAAGACACTCGGTTTATGCCGACGATGCCAGAACTATTTTGGATATGATACATGCAGATACGGAAAAGATGATTGATGAGATCACCCGAAAGTATGGAGATTTGGATGAGCCCTGTATACCAGCTTCATATTCCATGCCAGCGAATTTGAGAGGACTCGGTTCCACAGGGGATTCCACGCCCACGGGCAGAACCACACAGTATTATGTTTACAGGGAGTTCTATCAGTGCGAGAGAAAGGTATCGCTTTCGGATATCTTGCAACCTGAGCAATTTGCCGCCAGTCAGAGAAGATTGGATGAGGCCAGGTTTCTGGAGACACAAAGGCATTCAAGTGCCAGTTTTTTCCTCACCGGACAGCAAAGTCAGGAGTCATTATCGCTGCTTTCCGATGGCGATGGCGCATCCTATTGCAACAGTTTGGAGAGCGTTCTATCGGACGAAAGTGATTGCCAGAGTGCGCCGCTGGAGTATCCACAAACGCAGGTGGCTGTGCTCCAGCAGCGTCATGCTGGCATTCGGAACTTTATCATCCATGGACCAGTGTCCAAATCGTATGGCAACAGCCCAAATGCCTATGGCAGCTTTGATTACTATATGCGACAGCAGCATTCAACGGCCACGGATAGTTTCGATGTCACTGGCTATAATCTGGAGCCGTTGAAACCACTGCCCAGTTCGAAAACATATCCGAGAATAGCTCAGGTTCAGGCCACCGAAAATATACCCACTTTACGTTCCAAAAACAAGCAATATAACTCAGGTGTTAATAAGTCGCTAAGTACCGATTTTGCGCAACAGCGTCAGCAAAGAAATTCCAATCCCATGCAATTGGGTGACAATCTGTTTGTGCGAAAGCCACTGAAACCCAAGCCACCAGTGCCGGCAAAACCTCAGAATCTAGTCAGCACTTTGAGCCACATGGAAAataagcagcagcagcagcagcagcagaggcaGCAGAAATCGCAGTCCCGAACAGCCAGTGTGGTCCAGCAATTTGAGCATaatttgcagaaatttgaaaaggAAAAGCAAAGGGAAAGGGATCAGCAGAGGAGGCCGGCCATGAGAAGTTCTGTGAGTTCGGGAGCTCTGGCTGGGGGATCTGCCACGCAGAGTTGCTTAAAGAAAGTTTCCCGTTTCGATACCAGCGAAAGTAGTCGACGCGCCACTAGTGTGAGGCAGAAAAGTAGGCCAAAGATATCTGTGCGTTTCAATACAGTCTCGCAGATCAAGTATACGCCCAGTGCCAAAAGGGAAAGGCAGGCCAGAAATGAGGAAGAGCCACCGGAAATGGAAGTGGGCAGCCTGCCCAGCGATTATGGCGAACGCAGTTTCGAAATGTATTTTGCCGAAAATGGAAATGCCCCTGAGAATTTGGAAAATATGCAATCACTTAAGCTCTATACCAAACCTCAATTGCAAGCGGTGGTAGATGAGATCCAGCAAGAGCGTGAAAAGTATAGGAAAAACCTAGATAATGCTGGGAAAATCAATGGAAAGGGTGTAAATGGAAAAGGCAGCAGCTCCACCAGCCATCAATGCCAGAATATAGCCAAAAAGATTGACATTATCGAGAAGTTAATTGCCATGGAGGAGAACAAAATGGAGCAAATACGTTTGGCCACCGAATCGCGTTTGCGGCCCTTCAACTGCAATGCCAAGGAAAAGGGCTATGTGAAAAGTTTGACCATGAACTTTGACATGCTGGCCCGGGGAGAAGAACATGGAGAAGATGAGGAGTTGAGCTCCAAAGATGCCTCCGATCTGTGTGCCTATGCCAGGAATATTCGCAGAAATTGCAGTTTACCAGATGTCCTGGAAAGCACCGATTTCACGGGCATCTACAGCAGTCAGGGTGTGGAGTTGGCCAAAGAAGTGATTGCCGACGATGAGGGGGGACAGGATATAGCAAATCCAGAGATCTCACCCGATAATCCCAACCACGATGAGGATGTTGTTTTGAGGATGGAGTCAG GCAATCCCAAAACTCTGAATCCCATGCCCATCGAGGAGTCCTCCATACGCCGCGCCTGTTCGCTGAGCGACCTGCACATGGGCAACTTTGGCAAGC CTGGAAAATCGAATGGCACACCTCAAAAACCACAAGCTCAGCAccgaaatggaaatgtttcGCGATCAGCAAGCAAAAGGAACAGTCTGCAGGGCAAGACTGGCTTAGGTGCCTCCAGCAACTCAATGAACGTCCTCAATCAGGGT agcgACTCGGAACCCGAGGATAGCAATCGATTGCGTAGTGCCAGCAACGGACAGGGACGCAGTAATGGACCCATTG CTGCCAATCGGCAATACAGCAACAAGATCAACAATGTCAACAACAATCGTCGAAAGACACCAAACTTTAGCAGTG CCACACCCATGCAGGACGACTCCAGTTCCGAGGAGACGCCCAATAGCACTGTGAACAACAAGCCAATTGTGCCACCGAGGCCAAGAAATTTGGCCTTCGATCACAAGAGCAAGCTGATGATCAACAATATTGGCAGCCCCGGCGGAAATGCCAGCAAACAGAGGAGTGGAGTGACCTCCACCGAGGATTACGAGGGCACAGATC CCGAAGCCCAAGTACACAATGTGATCAATAAACTTTATACAACAACCCAGGCAGCCATGCAGCTACATGCGAATCTAAAGAATTCGCTGCTGCTTAAGGAACTGGAGAACGCCCTGATCATGTCCAGGAACATGCTCAGCAGTATACCGAATAG acAAGCGGAGAAGACAAACAATGGAGCCAGCGGAATGGGCGGTGGaatgggagtgggagtgggcgGTGGTGGGGGATTGAACCACGATCAGCTGAGCGCTGACAACGGAGACTATCTGATGATGGTCAACAACTGTGCCGATCTTTTGAGCAATTTACGCACGAAGCACAAACCCGATGACTGTGAGAATAACTCCTAG